One Gemmatimonadaceae bacterium DNA segment encodes these proteins:
- a CDS encoding phosphotransferase — protein sequence MTGFADPAMPWLDDALNLERAQAMLRSSVTLPTLDPPSLKVRGVRLVRHHLGRRCLIEYCVDVQHRGLQRQICLLGKVRAKGLNRETIRVMTALRDAGFGSHSADGISVPELAGVISDWRMWLAVKVEGTPVSEYLAGAERTWFAERAADVAQKIHLSGVAGATRHTIENEITILDAALSKAADARPDLDPRIRDVAAACGEMAGSAPTGRFAGIHRDFYGDQIVVAGDRLYILDLDQFCEGDPALDIGNFLAHMTEQSIRLRGEPFAFDDARTSLLERAVRNGVGRTTILIYDLLTLARHLWISTRIPDRGHMTPAILAECERRLERSLVETR from the coding sequence GTGACTGGATTCGCCGATCCGGCAATGCCATGGCTGGATGACGCGCTGAACCTGGAACGTGCGCAGGCGATGCTGCGAAGCTCCGTGACATTGCCCACCCTCGATCCGCCATCGCTGAAAGTCCGCGGTGTGCGCCTGGTGCGACATCATCTAGGACGAAGATGCCTGATCGAGTATTGTGTCGACGTGCAACACCGCGGCCTGCAACGCCAAATCTGTCTCCTCGGCAAGGTAAGAGCAAAGGGGCTGAACCGCGAAACGATTCGGGTCATGACCGCTCTCCGGGACGCCGGATTCGGATCGCATTCCGCAGACGGCATATCGGTCCCTGAGCTTGCCGGCGTAATTTCTGACTGGCGCATGTGGCTGGCGGTAAAGGTGGAAGGAACTCCGGTAAGCGAATATCTGGCCGGTGCGGAGCGCACATGGTTTGCGGAGCGCGCAGCGGATGTCGCGCAAAAAATTCACCTGTCAGGTGTCGCGGGTGCCACCAGGCACACAATCGAGAACGAGATTACGATCCTCGATGCAGCGCTTTCGAAGGCGGCCGACGCGAGACCTGATCTGGATCCGCGGATCCGCGATGTCGCGGCGGCGTGCGGGGAAATGGCAGGCAGTGCACCCACCGGTCGTTTCGCGGGGATACATCGCGATTTTTATGGCGACCAGATCGTAGTGGCTGGTGACCGGCTCTACATCCTCGATCTCGATCAATTCTGCGAAGGCGATCCGGCGCTCGACATCGGCAATTTTCTCGCGCACATGACGGAGCAGTCGATTCGTCTTCGCGGCGAGCCGTTCGCTTTCGACGACGCTCGAACTTCGTTGCTCGAACGCGCCGTTCGCAATGGCGTCGGGAGAACTACAATTCTGATTTATGATTTACTCACTCTGGCACGACATCTATGGATCAGCACACGAATTCCGGACCGCGGCCACATGACGCCGGCGATTCTCGCCGAGTGCGAGCGACGCCTGGAGCGGTCTTTGGTGGAGACGCGATGA
- a CDS encoding glycosyltransferase family 4 protein, producing MSFLPSHDPVFRGAPAETFEHCKVAYIVKMYPRFSETFIVSEILAHERAGLSLEIFSLRPTVDTHFQDMLARVRSPVRFVASARPRTADFWAALSTAGNSLPRFWQMLGQFAGEDERDVYQAALLARELAAGGFTHIHAHFASVAATVARMASRLTGIPFSFTAHAKDIYHETVDAAELRRKLGDAAAVVTVSDFNEKFLRKAYGPAAGRVRRIYNGLDLENFPFSAPRNRENIVVAVGRLVEKKGFDDLIRAMGVLRDRGVSARCEIIGSGEMDDELRGLIANHRLGETVALIGPLPQREMANRVGLASVLAAPCVNGLDGNRDGLPTVLLEAMALGTPCISTAVAGIPEAVRHGETGILVGERDVSALALAIESLLSDIDMRCRLAAAARQMIEAEFSVNRNSAAVRKLFTVGRISGAEAA from the coding sequence ATGAGCTTCTTGCCGTCGCATGATCCCGTGTTTCGGGGGGCCCCCGCGGAAACGTTCGAGCACTGCAAGGTCGCCTACATCGTCAAAATGTATCCCCGCTTCTCGGAAACTTTTATCGTTTCGGAGATCCTCGCACATGAGCGCGCCGGTCTGTCGCTCGAGATTTTCTCCCTTCGTCCGACTGTCGATACGCATTTTCAGGATATGTTGGCCCGCGTCCGGTCGCCTGTTCGCTTTGTCGCCAGTGCACGGCCAAGGACGGCCGACTTCTGGGCCGCGCTATCGACTGCAGGCAACAGTCTTCCCCGTTTCTGGCAGATGCTTGGTCAGTTCGCGGGCGAGGACGAGCGGGACGTCTATCAGGCTGCGTTGCTCGCACGCGAATTGGCAGCGGGTGGCTTCACGCACATCCACGCGCACTTTGCGAGCGTTGCGGCGACAGTCGCGCGAATGGCGTCGCGGTTGACGGGAATTCCATTTTCATTCACTGCTCACGCCAAGGACATCTATCACGAGACTGTCGACGCCGCCGAACTGAGGCGAAAGCTCGGCGATGCTGCCGCCGTCGTAACGGTCAGCGATTTCAATGAGAAGTTTCTCCGGAAAGCCTACGGTCCGGCTGCAGGCCGCGTCCGCAGGATCTACAACGGCCTGGATCTCGAGAATTTTCCGTTTTCCGCGCCCCGCAATCGGGAAAATATCGTTGTCGCCGTCGGGCGTCTTGTTGAGAAGAAGGGTTTCGACGACCTCATCCGTGCGATGGGGGTCCTGCGTGATCGCGGCGTCAGCGCGCGTTGCGAGATCATCGGATCTGGCGAGATGGACGACGAGCTGCGCGGGTTGATCGCCAATCATCGACTGGGAGAAACGGTGGCCCTCATCGGCCCGCTGCCGCAGCGCGAGATGGCGAACCGGGTTGGCTTGGCGAGTGTTCTCGCGGCGCCGTGCGTCAACGGCCTCGACGGCAACCGCGACGGACTGCCGACTGTTCTGCTCGAAGCAATGGCACTTGGAACGCCCTGTATCTCAACCGCGGTCGCCGGCATTCCCGAGGCGGTGCGCCACGGGGAGACTGGGATCCTGGTAGGTGAACGAGACGTTTCAGCACTCGCCCTGGCGATTGAATCACTGCTGTCAGACATTGACATGCGGTGCAGGCTCGCAGCCGCAGCCCGACAGATGATTGAAGCCGAGTTTAGTGTCAATCGTAACTCAGCCGCGGTGAGGAAGCTTTTCACGGTCGGCCGTATCAGCGGTGCAGAAGCGGCCTGA
- a CDS encoding ABC transporter ATP-binding protein yields MAHASPSGLFNFFRRFRPQIMAEKKLLALSTVGVIGEVGMRLLEPWPIKFVIDHVLDPVGSSSDLPRILRGVSPLTLVTISALMIVTFGALRALAAYANTVGLALVGNRVLTQVRSDLYRHLQALPLSYHTRARSGDLLIRVISDVGLLKDATVGAMLPFLTNILMVTGMIGVMMWLDWRLGLLSLMTLPIFWLRTATLTRRLRHVAREQRKREGAMAATAAESIGSIKLVKALSLEQVFSSAFAVENAKSLTDGVKAKRIEAALERTVDGLIAVSSALVLWFGARMVLDGTMTLGGLVVFLTYLKNAFKPVRDFAKYTGRLSKAGAAGERVLDILDTVPELRDRPDAVPAHALTGAIRFEQVRFGYEPGHDVLRGFNLSIEPGERIALVGESGAGKSTIASLMLRLYEAGEGKLLVDGRDVREYTTESLRGQISVVLQDTLLFAGTIRDNIALGSEGATSESVEEAARIARADVFIRALPDGYDTLVGERGVTLSSGQRQRIAIARAAVRNGPILLLDEPTTGLDEDNRAMVATALEQLGRHRTTLLITHDLALAPSCDRIVFLENGVVAESGVHSELMAANGRYARLYVAQSRARNELTRTPVRSARIA; encoded by the coding sequence ATGGCCCACGCTTCGCCGTCGGGGCTGTTCAACTTCTTCCGGAGATTCCGACCGCAGATCATGGCGGAAAAAAAGTTGCTCGCCTTGTCGACTGTCGGCGTAATCGGCGAAGTCGGCATGCGCCTGCTCGAACCGTGGCCGATCAAATTCGTCATCGATCATGTCCTCGATCCTGTCGGGTCTTCCAGCGATCTTCCTCGGATCCTCCGCGGCGTATCACCCCTGACTCTCGTCACGATTTCGGCGCTGATGATCGTCACGTTCGGGGCTTTGCGGGCATTGGCGGCATACGCGAACACTGTCGGGCTTGCCCTCGTCGGTAACCGGGTATTGACGCAGGTGCGCTCGGATCTTTACCGGCATCTCCAGGCCCTGCCCCTTTCTTACCACACGAGGGCGCGGAGCGGCGACCTGCTCATCCGTGTGATCTCGGATGTCGGACTTCTGAAGGACGCCACTGTCGGCGCCATGCTGCCCTTTCTCACCAATATTCTGATGGTGACGGGAATGATCGGCGTGATGATGTGGCTCGACTGGCGCCTCGGTCTGCTGTCGCTCATGACCCTTCCGATATTCTGGCTTCGCACGGCTACGCTTACCAGGCGATTGAGGCATGTGGCCCGGGAGCAGCGGAAGCGCGAAGGAGCAATGGCCGCCACGGCGGCTGAGTCGATCGGATCGATCAAGCTCGTGAAAGCGCTGTCGCTCGAGCAGGTTTTTTCCTCTGCATTTGCGGTCGAGAACGCGAAGAGCCTGACTGACGGCGTGAAGGCAAAGCGAATCGAAGCAGCACTCGAGCGTACCGTCGATGGACTCATCGCGGTCTCATCCGCGCTGGTTCTGTGGTTCGGGGCGCGAATGGTTCTCGACGGCACAATGACGCTGGGCGGGCTGGTCGTGTTTCTCACTTACCTGAAGAACGCCTTCAAACCGGTGCGCGATTTCGCGAAGTACACGGGGCGCCTGTCGAAAGCCGGGGCGGCGGGTGAGCGCGTGCTCGACATTCTCGATACCGTGCCCGAGCTGAGAGACCGGCCGGATGCTGTTCCCGCGCATGCGCTCACGGGGGCGATCAGGTTCGAGCAGGTTCGCTTCGGTTACGAACCGGGCCATGACGTGTTGCGGGGATTCAATCTCAGCATCGAGCCCGGAGAACGAATAGCGCTCGTCGGGGAATCCGGCGCGGGCAAGTCCACAATTGCGAGTCTGATGCTTCGCCTCTATGAGGCCGGCGAAGGCAAACTGCTGGTTGACGGCCGTGATGTGCGGGAGTACACAACCGAGTCGCTGCGAGGGCAGATCAGCGTCGTGCTTCAGGATACGCTGCTCTTTGCCGGGACGATTCGCGACAACATCGCTCTTGGATCAGAGGGCGCGACGAGTGAGTCCGTCGAGGAAGCAGCACGTATCGCGAGAGCGGATGTTTTTATCCGTGCGCTGCCCGATGGCTACGATACACTGGTTGGGGAGCGCGGCGTTACACTCTCGAGCGGACAGCGGCAGCGAATTGCAATTGCCCGCGCCGCGGTCAGGAACGGTCCGATTCTTCTTCTCGACGAGCCAACCACCGGTCTCGATGAAGACAATCGGGCGATGGTTGCCACGGCCCTGGAACAGCTCGGCCGCCACCGCACCACGCTGCTCATTACCCACGACCTTGCCCTTGCTCCGTCGTGCGACCGCATTGTCTTCCTTGAGAACGGAGTAGTGGCGGAAAGCGGCGTTCATTCCGAACTCATGGCGGCCAACGGCAGGTACGCGCGGCTGTATGTCGCTCAGTCGCGCGCCCGCAACGAGCTGACAAGAACGCCGGTGCGCAGTGCTCGCATCGCCTGA
- a CDS encoding SRPBCC family protein: MKEYVIERSSRVPRRLPEVFSFFATAENLERLTPPELGFRIRSEVPIVMRPGALIVYTIKLYGIPMNWLTEITRWNPPYAFEDSQLTGPYEKWVHSHRFVEDKGYTIIEDRVVYALPFGVLGRLAHPLVRRQLRRIFDYRNAALEQIFPPGLVPETAR; encoded by the coding sequence ATGAAAGAGTATGTGATCGAACGCAGCAGCCGGGTGCCGCGCCGCCTGCCCGAAGTATTCTCGTTTTTTGCAACCGCGGAGAATCTGGAGCGGTTGACACCGCCTGAACTCGGATTTCGTATCAGATCCGAAGTTCCTATAGTAATGAGACCGGGCGCCCTGATCGTTTACACGATCAAGCTGTACGGAATACCGATGAACTGGCTCACGGAGATTACGCGGTGGAATCCTCCCTACGCATTCGAGGACAGCCAGCTCACCGGACCCTACGAAAAGTGGGTGCATTCACACCGTTTCGTGGAAGACAAGGGCTACACGATCATCGAGGACCGCGTCGTTTACGCCCTTCCTTTCGGCGTTCTTGGAAGGCTGGCTCACCCGCTGGTGAGGCGCCAGCTGAGGCGTATTTTCGACTATCGCAACGCTGCCCTGGAGCAGATTTTCCCGCCGGGCCTGGTGCCAGAAACCGCTCGCTGA
- a CDS encoding glycosyltransferase has translation MTAPDQVASPACRKPRIALYSHDAIGMGHMRRNSLIAQTLAGAPANAVVLLISGAKEMNAMALAPGIDCITLPALTKAASGEYRPRNLEIPRSDLTNIRARTIEAALEAFQPDLFIVDKLPRGALGELDATLSALRKAGTRCILGLRDILDDPGTVEREWVQGRSEEAIAEHYDRVWVYGDPTVYDLLNEYRMSDETAERVRFTGYLDPSGRFTGEPDFTSTTVLESIDESSRMVLCQVGGGQDGEQIVAAFVESELPDDTVGVIIMGPFMPEAARARLTKRATEHGRMHLVEFSSEPTHLLRRADRVIAMGGYNTVCELLSMEKPALIVPRTRPRTEQLIRAERLRDLGALSVMMPDETSPAALTDWMRQDVASPAGIRDRIDFNGLARIPHLADELLAVA, from the coding sequence ATGACTGCACCGGACCAGGTTGCCTCCCCCGCCTGCAGAAAACCGCGAATTGCCCTTTATTCGCATGACGCCATCGGAATGGGCCACATGCGGCGTAATTCTCTCATCGCACAGACTCTTGCCGGGGCACCGGCTAATGCCGTTGTGCTGCTGATTTCAGGTGCCAAGGAAATGAACGCCATGGCGCTGGCGCCGGGGATCGACTGCATCACCCTTCCCGCGCTCACCAAGGCCGCCAGCGGCGAATACCGCCCGAGGAATCTCGAGATTCCGAGAAGCGATCTCACGAACATCAGGGCGCGGACGATCGAAGCTGCTCTTGAGGCGTTTCAGCCGGATTTGTTCATCGTGGACAAGCTGCCCCGCGGCGCCCTTGGTGAGCTGGACGCCACGCTATCGGCCCTTCGGAAGGCCGGTACGCGGTGTATTCTGGGACTTCGGGACATCCTCGACGATCCCGGCACCGTCGAGCGGGAATGGGTGCAGGGACGCAGTGAGGAAGCTATCGCCGAGCATTACGACCGGGTGTGGGTCTACGGCGATCCGACGGTTTACGACCTCCTGAACGAATACCGGATGTCCGACGAAACGGCGGAGCGCGTTCGTTTCACCGGCTATCTAGACCCGTCGGGCAGGTTTACTGGCGAGCCGGATTTTACCTCGACCACAGTTCTCGAATCCATTGACGAGTCCAGCAGAATGGTCCTCTGTCAGGTGGGCGGCGGGCAGGACGGTGAGCAGATCGTTGCGGCGTTTGTGGAGTCAGAACTTCCAGACGATACGGTCGGAGTGATTATCATGGGCCCCTTCATGCCGGAGGCTGCGCGCGCCAGGCTCACTAAGCGCGCGACCGAACACGGGAGAATGCATCTCGTCGAATTCTCGTCCGAACCCACCCATCTTCTTCGGCGAGCCGACCGTGTGATTGCGATGGGAGGCTACAACACGGTTTGCGAGCTGCTTTCAATGGAGAAGCCGGCGCTGATCGTCCCCCGAACGCGTCCGCGTACGGAGCAGCTCATTCGCGCCGAGCGATTACGAGACTTGGGCGCGCTGTCGGTCATGATGCCCGATGAGACGTCGCCTGCTGCGCTTACCGACTGGATGCGACAGGACGTTGCGTCGCCGGCAGGCATACGCGACCGCATCGACTTCAACGGTCTTGCCCGGATCCCGCATCTCGCTGATGAGCTTCTTGCCGTCGCATGA
- a CDS encoding phosphotransferase, translating into MLASPDLGLTKRQPLLPGLATALDAEALAGAAASYGLTLPADAAVSYVRFKPSTACIVAYASARDSRHLRYYATAFRRDSAKLVKAYQRKVVHTAEGPGRVVMGEHAIELCVFPNDDHIPVLIRLADAKTRQRLLLRIKPLKTRAIETAVTVLAYKPERRCVLVLTPVEKRPVVIRAYEARGFGPALARAMHFSDSGAAGIQRLIGCDMHHRLLAMDWCEGVSLAAGLRDGLSSRTRLTSAGGELASLHAQDPAALPEWRADDAIKRLKQTVKALGSLCPDLAPRAAALGRDLARVVETVEPARATIHGDFDASQVLINETAATIIDLDECSSGPPAIDIGNFVAKLKVSAARSEIAESDAREAIDGLIGGYESRAPLPPAKDLRTATAMALFAMALEPFRRHRTAWPQEIEVILEMAERHLRGDE; encoded by the coding sequence GTGCTCGCATCGCCTGATCTGGGTCTGACGAAGCGCCAGCCGCTGCTCCCGGGTCTCGCGACTGCATTGGATGCCGAGGCGCTCGCAGGCGCAGCAGCCTCTTATGGTCTCACGCTGCCGGCAGATGCGGCGGTGTCCTACGTGAGATTCAAGCCATCCACGGCCTGCATTGTGGCCTATGCATCAGCGCGGGATTCGCGGCACCTACGGTACTACGCAACGGCGTTTCGGCGGGACAGCGCCAAACTCGTCAAAGCTTACCAGCGCAAGGTTGTGCACACGGCAGAAGGCCCGGGTCGCGTGGTGATGGGCGAGCATGCGATCGAGCTTTGCGTATTTCCAAACGACGACCACATCCCTGTGCTCATCCGGCTTGCCGATGCGAAAACGCGGCAGCGACTTCTGCTCCGAATCAAGCCGCTGAAGACAAGAGCCATCGAAACTGCAGTGACGGTACTCGCATACAAGCCGGAGCGGCGGTGTGTTCTCGTGCTGACGCCGGTGGAGAAACGCCCCGTCGTAATCAGAGCGTATGAGGCACGCGGCTTCGGGCCTGCCCTCGCGAGAGCCATGCACTTTTCCGACAGCGGTGCAGCTGGAATTCAGCGACTGATCGGCTGCGACATGCACCATCGTCTCCTGGCGATGGATTGGTGCGAAGGCGTGTCACTTGCCGCCGGGCTGCGTGACGGACTTTCGAGCCGAACGCGCTTAACATCAGCTGGTGGGGAACTGGCCAGCCTCCACGCACAAGACCCGGCCGCGCTCCCGGAATGGAGAGCCGACGACGCAATAAAGCGACTGAAGCAAACCGTGAAGGCGCTGGGATCACTCTGTCCGGATCTTGCACCACGAGCGGCCGCGCTCGGGCGTGATCTGGCGCGGGTCGTTGAAACGGTCGAACCTGCGCGAGCCACGATTCACGGGGATTTCGATGCAAGCCAGGTGCTGATAAACGAAACGGCGGCTACGATCATCGATCTCGATGAATGCTCGAGCGGGCCTCCTGCAATCGATATCGGCAATTTCGTTGCTAAACTGAAGGTCAGTGCAGCGAGGAGTGAAATTGCTGAATCGGACGCCCGCGAGGCAATCGACGGTCTGATCGGCGGATATGAGTCGCGCGCACCGCTCCCACCGGCGAAGGACCTGCGCACAGCGACGGCGATGGCGTTGTTCGCGATGGCGCTGGAGCCATTCCGCCGCCATCGCACCGCCTGGCCTCAGGAAATCGAAGTGATTCTCGAGATGGCGGAACGGCATCTTCGAGGCGACGAGTGA
- a CDS encoding glycosyltransferase family 4 protein, with the protein MRVAYVCADPGVPVFGTKGSSVHVQEVVRALIAHGAEVEIFATRFDGDPPEDLRNAGVYWLSALPKGDIASRERASLGANLGLQAMLRGAGPFDFVYERYSIWSYAGMEYAREEGIPGVLEVNAPLIEEQARHRGLVDRGSAEQVAQRVLDAASAIVVVSAEVASYLCRYSGVSPRVHVVPNGVNPDRFHPGVLPLFPREPGVFTVGFVGTLKPWHGLPVLADAFTQLHARHADTRLLVGGDGPERATLGAQLAADGMQAAVTFTGPLEPELIPALLRSMDVAVAPYPQGDFYFSPLKVYEYMASGLPVVASAIGQIPDIIQHGVNGLLCPPGDARAFADALEWVRESPGVAERLGSAARQSIVKSHTWRMVAGKILALVEAAMATPVPAGER; encoded by the coding sequence ATGAGGGTGGCTTACGTTTGCGCCGACCCGGGTGTTCCGGTCTTCGGCACCAAGGGATCGTCGGTTCACGTCCAGGAAGTCGTGCGGGCGCTGATCGCGCATGGCGCCGAAGTCGAGATCTTTGCCACGCGCTTCGATGGAGATCCTCCGGAAGATCTGCGTAACGCGGGAGTCTACTGGCTGTCGGCGCTTCCCAAAGGCGACATAGCGTCTCGCGAACGGGCGTCGCTCGGTGCCAACCTCGGACTCCAGGCCATGCTGCGCGGTGCCGGGCCGTTCGACTTCGTTTACGAGCGCTATTCCATTTGGAGCTATGCGGGAATGGAGTACGCTCGCGAGGAGGGGATACCGGGGGTGCTCGAGGTGAACGCGCCGCTGATCGAGGAACAGGCGCGGCATCGTGGGCTCGTCGACCGTGGAAGCGCGGAGCAGGTCGCGCAACGTGTGCTCGATGCGGCTTCCGCGATTGTCGTCGTATCCGCTGAAGTTGCATCATACCTCTGCCGGTACTCCGGAGTGAGCCCCCGTGTGCATGTCGTCCCGAACGGAGTGAACCCCGACCGGTTTCATCCGGGAGTCCTACCACTCTTCCCGCGCGAGCCTGGGGTCTTCACAGTCGGCTTTGTAGGGACGCTCAAGCCGTGGCATGGACTCCCGGTTCTCGCCGACGCCTTCACCCAACTGCATGCCCGTCACGCTGACACACGATTGCTTGTTGGTGGCGACGGACCTGAGCGGGCAACGCTTGGAGCACAGCTCGCTGCCGATGGCATGCAGGCCGCGGTGACGTTTACCGGGCCGCTCGAGCCGGAGTTGATTCCCGCCCTGCTCAGGTCCATGGACGTGGCGGTTGCACCATATCCGCAGGGTGATTTTTATTTTTCGCCATTGAAGGTTTACGAGTACATGGCGAGCGGACTTCCAGTGGTTGCGAGCGCCATTGGGCAGATTCCCGATATCATCCAGCACGGCGTGAACGGATTGCTGTGCCCGCCGGGCGACGCGCGGGCGTTTGCAGACGCGCTCGAGTGGGTGCGTGAGTCCCCCGGGGTGGCTGAGCGGCTTGGATCGGCAGCCCGGCAGTCGATTGTCAAGTCGCACACGTGGCGGATGGTCGCGGGGAAAATCCTTGCGTTGGTGGAAGCCGCGATGGCAACCCCGGTGCCAGCCGGAGAGCGATAA